TGAAAAATCTCACCTTTACCAATTTCGCCTGTGGGAAACTGTCCTGAACCCACTCACGATCTTTCCTGCATCGGCTCCCGCTGATCCCCGAACCCCATCACGTCGGCTCCTGGAAGATGTCACCTTGTATCCTGTAAAGCTTCACCTTCTCGGCCGCAATCCCTTGCTGGACAAGGCTTCCCGGTGGCGTTAACGTTTTTAACGAAGGTTCAAGGGTGTTTACTTCTAATACTCTCTAGACTCCCCCGACGAGTTTTCCACAGAACCCCAATTTCGCCTCCAGATACGTCCCGAGAACCGCAACTCCCTGCATGTGAAACAATTAGCGTTATTCGGATCCCATCCGATAATCTTTTAAAAACATGATGTTAAGATCGATTCTTCGCTTTGTTTCACGGTTTCGGCACACCTGAGCGAGCGAAATCGCACGAGATCCCTCCAAAAAACCCTACTGGTGGCAAAAGTACAACAAGCACATCAGAAGCGTATCAAATAGAACGTGTTTCGTTATGATTGATACGTATCGTCTTTCGACAGCAATCATGACCCTCGACGAAATCCGACAAACCATTCGCGAAGAGCTCGATGCATTGCGCTCGTCCGGCGCACGTCGACAAGATCTATCGCTGCATGCGTGCAAGCGGCTGTTCTTCGATCTCGGTATACGGCCGTCCGCGGCGAACGTCCGAGATTTGACACAAACCGGCAGCGCGAGCGATATTCCGAAGGACATCGATTTCTTTTGGGAACGCATTCGCGCCGCGTCGAAAGTCAAGCTCGAGGGCGCCGCATTGCCTAAGCCGCTCGAGGAAAAAGCGGGTGCGCTGCTTGGCGCGCTCTATGAAGAAGCACTGAAACAGGCGCGTGAGAGTCTCGATGTCGAACGGCGACAGGCCAGCGACGAAGTCGCCGCCACCGAGCAAAAATACCGCGACGCGCTGGTTCGCCAGGAAGCGCTCGAGACCTCGCTCGCCCGAAGTGACGCGCGCGCGGAGCAGTTGCAGAGCCGGTTGACCGAAGTCGAGGTTCAACTGGCGTCCGCGTCGACGCAGGGCCTCGCCCACCAGGATTCGCTGCAGGGCCTGATTCGCCGCATGGAAAATGAAAATGCGCTGCTGAATCAGCGTCTTGAGACTGAACAAGGCCAAAACGCGGCGCTACGCGAGCGGATCGACGCATTGCACGCCGAGTTGCGAGAAAACACCGAGCACTACGCGCAGCAAATCAAGGATGCGATCGCGGAAGCCGAACGTCGCGTGAAGCCGATGCTCGTCGAGCTCGACTCGTTGCGCAGCATGGCATCGACTTATCAGCAGGGGCTGCGCGACGTCAACCGCAAGGAATTCGATTTTCTGCAGCAACTGAGCGCAGCGAAGGCGCGTGCGGACCAGCTCGACGCCCAGTTGCACGAGCAAGGCGATGAATTGGCCGCCGCAGTCAAGGAGGCACGGACCTTGCGCGCCAGTCAGGGCATGACGCCCGAGATCGCGGCGCTGATTCGCCGCCTGGCGGACGCCGGCAGTCTCGACGCGGCGGCGTTCGATGCGATCGGCACGTCGCTTGACCAACAGGTGTCGTTGCCCGCGCGCTGTCCGAAGTGCGGCGACGGCGAACCCGAACTGTCGCATGACGCCGACGGCTACGAATTGCTCTGTCCCGAATGTGAGCACGCGTCGGGAGCGCGACCGTCGCGCTTCGCGGCGGCCGCCTATTTCTCTCGGATATCGTGACGGAAGCCGCCGATTTTCTCAAAGGTGAGGAAAATCGGGAGTCAAAAGGTGAGGATTTTCGGGAGTCGGAAAGCCGCGATTTCAAGTCTGGCTTGACGCGAGCGGCACCTCGTCGGCAAGCGAATCAGCGTCCGGCAGCGCGTTCGCGAGGCTTTCCCGCCAATTTTTCCACGCCCGATGCAGTCGATTCGATGAAATCGGCTGCGCGAACCCCAGCCACTGCCCAACTTTCTCCGGGTCGACACCGTTTTCGAACAGTTCGGCCGCGAACGTGTTGCGCAACGTCTGTGGACTGGCGCGCGCGGTGCGAGACTGCGCGATGTCGGCTGCATCGATGATCGCATCGACTGCACGCAGCATCGTCGCCTTGTGCATCGGCCGGCCGGACTGCGACGCGGGAAAGACGAGCTCGCCCGGAATGCCACAGCGTTGGCGTTCGGCGAGCCATGCGTCGAATAGCGCGATCGCGAACGACGCAAGATGCGTTTCGCGCGTGAATTCTGGCTGCGAGGCTGGGATCGTCAGCATCGTCGATCCAAGTTTCACGCAACTAATCGTAAGTGCGCGAGCCTCGCCGGTTTTCAATCCGCCGCCGAGGAATGCGGCGATAAGCGCGCGATCGCGGCGTTCTTTCCAGAGTGCCGCGCCCATTGCCGGCAGCGGGGAAAACAGATACGCGAGCAACGCGGCGCGTTCGGCGGGCGCCAGAAAACTCGTCGGCTCGTTGTCGCGCGCGCTGCGCCACGTTGCTTCGCCATCCTGAGCAATGAAGCGGGCAGGATTCGTCGAGCCGAATTCGCTCTTGCGCACGTGATCGAGCACGCGCTCGATGAGCCTTAAATAGCGGACTCTTTGTGTCTTCTTGATCGGCAGTTCGCTGACGAAGTGTGCGATCGTCTCGGTATCGACCGTCGCGAGGTTCTTCTGTCGTTTCGCGAGCCAACTGAGAAACGCGCCCCATTGCGCGCGATAGACGTCGGCCGACGAGCGGCGAAATTCCTGGGCTGCCAGCCAGGCGTCGAATGCCGTGTCCGGATGGCTGAGCCAATCCGACGTGTCGCGGTCGAATAGATCGCCCGGTATGTCGGGCGGCGGAGAGGAACTCGTCAGAATGGGCGGCGACATGTCATTCATTCCGTTAGTTGCGGATTAATCATAGCGTGTCGCGTTCGCTCAATAAAGGGCTTCGCGTAGGCGTAGGCGTAGGCGGCGAGCGTGCGGCCGACATCTCGCTGCCGGCAATCGATCGTCGTGCGTGCGTGCGTGCGAGGCGCGAGCGCTCGGCGCTCGGCCGGACTCGGCCGCCTAGTCGCCCCACGCGCGTGACACGCGCGCGGCGCGCGCCGGCGCCTTTTTTGCGCCGTTCTGCGCGTTCGCGGCTCGCTCGTACGCGGCGACCGCGAACGAAAACACCGCGGGCAGCGCGTTCGATTGCCCGAAGTCGACGAGATCGTCTGTCTCGGGAAAGCACAGTTCGGCCGGACGGTCGAAAAGGCAGCGCACCATCGGATCGTGACGGCTCGCGAAGCCGAGATCGGCAAGCGCTTCGGCCTCGATCGCATGCAGGAGCCGCCATGTCAACGGAACGCCTTGCCGGAGATAGCGCTCGGCAATGTAGCGGACAATCGTTTCCATATCGTGCGCCGCAGCCTTGAAGCTGAGCGCGGCCAAATCCTGTTCGGTCATCGCGGGCTCCTGTTTTGCGTATACTGTACAAATATACAGTATTTTGCGCAACTGGCTGCCTGGTCGACTAGACGCCGGACTATCGATGGATCACGACGAGGAGCGCTTTCGCTTCACTCTTGCCCGCATTGCGGATCGCGTGCGGCCCGTCGGCCGCGTAGCGCGCGGTGTCGCCCGCCTTCAGGCGCCGCGCGATGCCCGCCGCTTCGATTTCGACCGAGCCGTTCAGTACCGTCAGATGCTCGCGCGTACCCGGCTCGTGCGGATTCGACACGAGCGCGCCGTTTGCCGGCAGCGTCAGCTCGTACCACTCGAATTTACCGGCGAGCTCGATCGGGCCCCAGACGCGCAACTGGTATTGCGCGTCGTGGCCGGCGAGCGTCGGGATGTCGTGCGGGCCGTCGACGCGGATCGTCTCGGGTGCCTTCGGCTGCGCGAACAGTTCGTCGAGGCTGATGCCGAGTGCATTCGTGAGCCGCCACGCGACGGCGATCGTCGGATTCGCCTTGTCGCGCTCGATCTCCGACAGCATCGATTTCGACACGCCCGCCGCGCGCGACAGATCGTCGAGCGTCAGCTTGCGCTCGTTGCGCAGGCGCTGGATTTGCTCGCCGACCCGCGGCGGCGTGGCGCCGGTGGCGGCGGGCGCGGCCGTGCGCCGCGCGCCGGAAGAGCTTGCCATTTGAATTCCGTTCGCTTAGAGTTGTTCGGTATTTCGAATTTTAGTTCGAAATACAGGAAAAATACGCTAAACCCAACGGCCGACTATAACAGTAGCAAGCTGCTTTACCGCCGCCACGAGCGCGGACGAGCGCCGAGGCTTGCCGCCCATATCAGGAGCTTATGCAATGCGTGATGCCTTTCTCGCCCATCTACGCGGCACCCTCGACCAGATTCGCGCGGACGGTTTCTACAAGACCGAGCGCGAGATCGCGAGCCCTCAGGCGGCCGACATCCGGCTTGCCGGCGGCGCGCACGTGCTGAATTTCTGCGCGAACAACTATCTGGGCCTAGCGGACGATCCGCGCCTCATCGCTGCCGCGCAGGCGGCGCTCGAGCAGGACGGGTTCGGAATGGCGTCGGTGCGCTTCATCTGCGGCACGCAGACCGTGCACAAGCAGCTCGAGGCTGCCCTCTCCGCGTTCCTGAAAACCGACGACTGCATTCTGTATTCGAGCTGCTTCGATGCGAACGGCGGCCTGTTCGAGACGCTGCTCGACGAAAGCGACGCGATCATCAGCGACGAGCTGAATCACGCGAGCATCATCGACGGTGTCCGGCTGTCGAAGGCGAAGCGCTTTCGCTACAAGAACAACGACCTAGCCGATCTCGAAGCGAAGCTGCGCGAGGCCGACGCGGCGGGCGCGCGCTTCAAGCTGATCGCGACCGACGGCGTGTTCTCGATGGACGGCATCATCGCGAACCTGAAGGGCGTCTGCGACCTGGCCGACCGCTACGGCGCGCTCGTGATGGTCGACGATTCGCACGCGGTCGGCTTCATCGGCGAGCACGGCCGCGGCACACCCGAATACTGCGGCGTCGAGGGCCGCGTCGACATCGTCACGGGCACGCTCGGCAAGGCGCTGGGCGGCGCGTCGGGCGGCTACGTCGCCGCGCGGCGCGAGATCGTCGAGCTGTTGCGGCAGCGCTCGCGCCCCTATCTGTTCTCGAACACGCTGACGCCGAGCATCGCGGCCGCGTCGCTGAAGGTGCTCGAGCTGCTCGCAAGCGACGAAGGCGCGCGGCTGCGTGAACGCGTGCGCGCGAACGGCGCGCGCTTCCGCGAGAAGATGAGCGCGGCGGGCTTCACGCTCGTGCCGGGCGAGCATCCGATCATTCCGGTGATGCTCGGCGACGCGCAGGTCGCATCGAACATGGCGGATGCGCTCCTCGCCGAAGGCGTCTACGTGATCGGCTTCTCGTATCCGGTCGTGCCGCGCGGCCGCGCGCGGATCCGCACGCAGATGAGCGCCGCGCACACGCCCGAGCAGATCGATCGGGCGGTCGACGCGTTCGTGCGCGTCGGCAAGACGCTCGGCGTCATTTGACGGAGGCCCTGCGATGAAAGCGCTTGCCAAGCTCGAACGTGGGCCGGGCCTCACGCTCACACGTGTGAAGAAGCCCGAGGTCGGTCACAACGACGTCCTGATCAAGATTCGCCGCACGGCGATCTGCGGCACCGACATCCACATCTGGAAGTGGGACGACTGGGCGCAGAAGACGATCCCGGTGCCGATGCACGTCGGACACGAGTACGTCGGCGAGATCGTCGAGATGGGCCAGGAAGTGCGCGGCTTCTCGATCGGCGACCGCGTGTCCGGCGAAGGCCACATCACGTGCGGCTTCTGTCGAAACTGCCGCGCGGGGCGGCGTCATTTGTGCCGCAACACGGTCGGCGTCGGCGTGAATCGCGAAGGCGCGTTCGCCGAGTATCTCGCGATTCCCGCGTTCAATGCGTTCAGGATTCCGCCCGAGATCTCCGACGATCTCGCCGCGATCTTCGATCCGTTCGGCAACGCGACGCACACGGCGCTGTCGTTCAATCTCGTCGGCGAGGACGTGCTGATCACGGGCGCAGGGCCGATCGGCGTGATGGCGGTGGCGATCGCGAAGCACGTCGGCGCGCGCAACGTCGTCATTACCGACATCAACGACTATCGCCTTGATCTCGCGCGCAAGATGGGCGCGACGCGCGCGGTGAACGTTTCGCGCGAATCGCTGCACGACGTGATGGCCGATCTGCACATGACGGAAGGCTTCGACGTCGGGCTCGAGATGTCGGGCGTGCCGAGCGCGTTCACGTCGCTGCTCGAGGCGATGAACCACGGCGGCAAGGTCGCGCTGCTCGGGATTCCGCCCGCGCAGACCGCGATCGACTGGAACCAGGTGATCTTCAAGGGCCTCGAGATCAAGGGCATCTACGGGCGCGAGATGTTCGAGACCTGGTACAAGATGGTCGCGATGCTGCAGAGCGGACTCGACCT
This genomic stretch from Burkholderia oklahomensis C6786 harbors:
- the tdh gene encoding L-threonine 3-dehydrogenase, whose amino-acid sequence is MKALAKLERGPGLTLTRVKKPEVGHNDVLIKIRRTAICGTDIHIWKWDDWAQKTIPVPMHVGHEYVGEIVEMGQEVRGFSIGDRVSGEGHITCGFCRNCRAGRRHLCRNTVGVGVNREGAFAEYLAIPAFNAFRIPPEISDDLAAIFDPFGNATHTALSFNLVGEDVLITGAGPIGVMAVAIAKHVGARNVVITDINDYRLDLARKMGATRAVNVSRESLHDVMADLHMTEGFDVGLEMSGVPSAFTSLLEAMNHGGKVALLGIPPAQTAIDWNQVIFKGLEIKGIYGREMFETWYKMVAMLQSGLDLSPILTHRFPVDEFEKGFAAMLSGESGKVILDWTV
- a CDS encoding DNA-binding protein; the encoded protein is MTLDEIRQTIREELDALRSSGARRQDLSLHACKRLFFDLGIRPSAANVRDLTQTGSASDIPKDIDFFWERIRAASKVKLEGAALPKPLEEKAGALLGALYEEALKQARESLDVERRQASDEVAATEQKYRDALVRQEALETSLARSDARAEQLQSRLTEVEVQLASASTQGLAHQDSLQGLIRRMENENALLNQRLETEQGQNAALRERIDALHAELRENTEHYAQQIKDAIAEAERRVKPMLVELDSLRSMASTYQQGLRDVNRKEFDFLQQLSAAKARADQLDAQLHEQGDELAAAVKEARTLRASQGMTPEIAALIRRLADAGSLDAAAFDAIGTSLDQQVSLPARCPKCGDGEPELSHDADGYELLCPECEHASGARPSRFAAAAYFSRIS
- a CDS encoding DUF2471 family protein, whose product is MTEQDLAALSFKAAAHDMETIVRYIAERYLRQGVPLTWRLLHAIEAEALADLGFASRHDPMVRCLFDRPAELCFPETDDLVDFGQSNALPAVFSFAVAAYERAANAQNGAKKAPARAARVSRAWGD
- a CDS encoding tyrosine-type recombinase/integrase, with product MSPPILTSSSPPPDIPGDLFDRDTSDWLSHPDTAFDAWLAAQEFRRSSADVYRAQWGAFLSWLAKRQKNLATVDTETIAHFVSELPIKKTQRVRYLRLIERVLDHVRKSEFGSTNPARFIAQDGEATWRSARDNEPTSFLAPAERAALLAYLFSPLPAMGAALWKERRDRALIAAFLGGGLKTGEARALTISCVKLGSTMLTIPASQPEFTRETHLASFAIALFDAWLAERQRCGIPGELVFPASQSGRPMHKATMLRAVDAIIDAADIAQSRTARASPQTLRNTFAAELFENGVDPEKVGQWLGFAQPISSNRLHRAWKNWRESLANALPDADSLADEVPLASSQT
- a CDS encoding helix-turn-helix domain-containing protein, coding for MASSSGARRTAAPAATGATPPRVGEQIQRLRNERKLTLDDLSRAAGVSKSMLSEIERDKANPTIAVAWRLTNALGISLDELFAQPKAPETIRVDGPHDIPTLAGHDAQYQLRVWGPIELAGKFEWYELTLPANGALVSNPHEPGTREHLTVLNGSVEIEAAGIARRLKAGDTARYAADGPHAIRNAGKSEAKALLVVIHR
- a CDS encoding glycine C-acetyltransferase, with the protein product MRDAFLAHLRGTLDQIRADGFYKTEREIASPQAADIRLAGGAHVLNFCANNYLGLADDPRLIAAAQAALEQDGFGMASVRFICGTQTVHKQLEAALSAFLKTDDCILYSSCFDANGGLFETLLDESDAIISDELNHASIIDGVRLSKAKRFRYKNNDLADLEAKLREADAAGARFKLIATDGVFSMDGIIANLKGVCDLADRYGALVMVDDSHAVGFIGEHGRGTPEYCGVEGRVDIVTGTLGKALGGASGGYVAARREIVELLRQRSRPYLFSNTLTPSIAAASLKVLELLASDEGARLRERVRANGARFREKMSAAGFTLVPGEHPIIPVMLGDAQVASNMADALLAEGVYVIGFSYPVVPRGRARIRTQMSAAHTPEQIDRAVDAFVRVGKTLGVI